In Streptomyces chartreusis, the following proteins share a genomic window:
- a CDS encoding RICIN domain-containing protein, protein MYSPLSTGLTRRFRSAVTRVLVLALAATAALLFAAPAPARAATTARQIPVPAAPMGWASWNAFAAKVDYNVIKRQVDAFVAAGLPEAGYEYINIDEGWWQGTRDGAGNITVDEAEWPGGMKAIADYIHSKGLKAGIYTDAGKDGCGYYFPTGRPAAPGSGSEGHYQQDMLQFSRWGFDFVKVDWCGGDAEGLDPRTTYQAISDAVASATATTGRPLALSLCNWGYDNPWNWAPGMGPMWRTNTDIFFHGGTPSYGNVLTAYDRNIHPTAQHTGYYNDPDMMVVGMTGLTTAQNRSHMNLWAISGAPLLAGVDLTTLTAETTGILTNPEVIAVDQDPRGLQGVEVAEDTTGLQVYGKVLAGSGNRAVVLLNRTSTTQNMTVRWSDLGLTNASATVRDLWARQNVATTGTSHTTSVPAGGSVLLTVTGGTEQSASTYSGTSSFSGVVAGSAGLKTVEVSYTNNTSTARAATLTVNGQTPTKVSFPPTGATAGNISVNVSLAKGNANTIAFTGAPPLEGIAVRPLPGRNGTLITGTGSGRCVDIDDNTIANGTDAQLWDCTAGQNQVWQYHSTRKELVVYGNKCLDAYNLGTTNGTRVVIWDCNGQNNQKWNVNSDGTLTNVNAGLCLDAYGAAAANGTKLVLWTCNGQDNQKWTVS, encoded by the coding sequence ATGTACTCCCCACTCAGCACCGGCCTCACCCGCCGCTTCAGATCCGCCGTCACCCGCGTCCTGGTGCTCGCGCTCGCCGCCACGGCCGCGCTGCTCTTCGCCGCTCCCGCCCCGGCCCGGGCGGCGACGACGGCCAGGCAGATCCCGGTGCCCGCCGCCCCCATGGGCTGGGCCTCCTGGAACGCGTTCGCCGCGAAGGTCGACTACAACGTGATCAAGCGGCAGGTCGACGCGTTCGTGGCGGCGGGGCTGCCCGAGGCCGGCTACGAGTACATCAACATCGACGAGGGCTGGTGGCAGGGCACCCGTGACGGCGCCGGCAACATCACCGTCGACGAGGCGGAGTGGCCGGGCGGGATGAAGGCCATCGCCGACTACATCCACAGCAAGGGCCTGAAGGCCGGCATCTACACCGACGCCGGCAAGGACGGCTGCGGCTACTACTTCCCCACCGGCCGCCCGGCCGCACCCGGCTCGGGCAGCGAGGGCCACTACCAGCAGGACATGCTCCAGTTCTCCCGCTGGGGCTTCGACTTCGTGAAGGTCGACTGGTGCGGCGGCGACGCCGAGGGCCTCGACCCGAGGACGACCTACCAGGCGATCAGCGACGCCGTGGCCTCCGCGACCGCCACCACCGGCCGCCCGCTCGCGCTCTCCCTGTGCAACTGGGGCTACGACAACCCCTGGAACTGGGCCCCCGGCATGGGCCCGATGTGGCGCACGAACACGGACATCTTCTTCCACGGCGGCACACCGTCGTACGGCAACGTCCTGACCGCCTACGACCGCAACATCCACCCCACGGCCCAGCACACCGGCTACTACAACGACCCCGACATGATGGTCGTCGGCATGACGGGCCTGACCACCGCCCAGAACCGCAGCCACATGAACCTGTGGGCGATCTCCGGCGCCCCGCTGCTCGCCGGAGTCGACCTCACCACCCTCACCGCCGAGACGACGGGCATCCTCACCAACCCCGAGGTCATCGCCGTCGACCAGGACCCGCGCGGCCTCCAGGGCGTCGAGGTCGCCGAGGACACCACCGGCCTCCAGGTGTACGGCAAGGTCCTCGCCGGCAGCGGCAACCGCGCCGTCGTCCTGCTCAACCGCACCTCGACCACCCAGAACATGACCGTGCGCTGGTCCGACCTCGGCCTGACCAACGCCTCCGCCACCGTCCGCGACCTGTGGGCCCGGCAGAACGTCGCCACCACCGGCACGAGCCACACCACGAGCGTGCCCGCGGGCGGTTCCGTGCTGCTCACCGTCACCGGCGGTACCGAACAGTCCGCGAGCACCTACAGCGGCACGTCGAGTTTCTCCGGCGTGGTCGCGGGAAGCGCCGGACTGAAGACGGTCGAGGTCTCCTACACCAACAACACCTCCACGGCCCGCGCGGCCACACTCACCGTCAACGGCCAGACCCCGACCAAGGTCTCCTTCCCGCCGACCGGGGCCACCGCGGGCAACATCTCCGTCAACGTCTCCCTGGCCAAGGGCAACGCCAACACGATCGCCTTCACCGGCGCCCCGCCCCTCGAAGGCATCGCCGTCCGGCCGCTGCCCGGCAGGAACGGCACCCTGATCACCGGCACCGGGTCCGGCCGCTGCGTGGACATCGACGACAACACCATCGCCAACGGCACCGACGCCCAGCTGTGGGACTGCACCGCCGGCCAGAACCAGGTGTGGCAGTACCACAGCACCCGCAAGGAACTCGTGGTCTACGGCAACAAGTGCCTCGACGCCTACAACCTCGGCACCACCAACGGCACCCGTGTCGTCATCTGGGACTGCAACGGCCAGAACAACCAGAAGTGGAACGTGAACAGCGACGGTACTCTCACCAACGTCAACGCCGGGCTCTGTCTCGACGCGTACGGCGCGGCCGCGGCCAACGGCACGAAACTGGTGCTGTGGACCTGCAACGGCCAGGACAACCAGAAGTGGACGGTGAGCTAG
- a CDS encoding glycosyltransferase, with translation MTAGSRGDVAPYTGLGYALSRTGHEVTLVTHGCFERLAADSGVRFHPLPLDPRAELESERGRNLHRSGTGLGKLVRVVGLARSLAGSLTDDMLAAARSSDALLLAPSTAPLGRVIAEGLSLPSIELPLQPLAPTREFAPAMLGGGSWGSLPNRVGGHAVNLAIERVFSAAVPDARARLGLPRDKVRGGRRGRPAGTVLHGFSPLVVPKPHDWGPHLRVTGYWWPYDGPAQLPPELRDFLDAGPPPVFVGLGSATVPDPAGLSAEVVRAVRAAGLRAVIQRGWGGLAAAGDDVLTVDEVPHSALFPRMAAVVHHCGAGTTAAGLRAGVPAVPVPIQFDEAFWGARLVSLGVAPRVLGLRRFTADALAAALRQATGDPSYGHRARALADGLRAEDGTAPVLEAVHRLGG, from the coding sequence ATGACTGCGGGCTCACGGGGCGATGTGGCTCCCTACACCGGACTCGGGTACGCCTTGTCGCGGACCGGGCACGAGGTGACCCTGGTGACGCACGGCTGCTTCGAGCGGCTGGCCGCGGACTCGGGCGTACGGTTCCATCCCCTGCCGCTGGATCCACGGGCGGAGCTGGAGTCCGAGCGCGGGCGGAACCTGCACCGCAGCGGCACCGGCCTGGGCAAGCTCGTGCGCGTGGTGGGGCTGGCGCGGAGCCTGGCCGGATCGCTGACGGACGACATGCTGGCCGCCGCGCGGTCGAGCGACGCCCTGCTTCTGGCCCCGTCCACCGCTCCGCTGGGACGTGTCATCGCCGAGGGCCTGTCCCTGCCGAGCATCGAGCTGCCGCTCCAACCGCTGGCGCCCACGCGGGAGTTCGCACCGGCGATGCTCGGCGGCGGCTCCTGGGGAAGCCTGCCGAACCGGGTCGGCGGGCATGCCGTGAACCTGGCCATCGAGCGGGTCTTCTCCGCCGCCGTACCCGACGCCCGCGCAAGACTCGGCCTGCCCCGCGACAAGGTCCGCGGCGGGCGGAGGGGCCGGCCCGCCGGCACCGTGCTCCATGGCTTCAGCCCCTTGGTGGTGCCCAAGCCGCACGACTGGGGCCCGCACCTGCGCGTGACGGGATACTGGTGGCCGTACGACGGCCCGGCTCAACTCCCGCCCGAGCTACGCGACTTCCTCGACGCCGGGCCGCCGCCGGTATTCGTGGGGCTGGGCAGCGCGACCGTCCCCGATCCGGCGGGGCTGAGCGCGGAGGTGGTGCGCGCGGTGCGTGCGGCCGGGCTGCGGGCGGTGATCCAGCGGGGCTGGGGCGGCCTCGCCGCTGCCGGGGATGACGTCCTGACCGTCGACGAGGTGCCGCACTCGGCGCTGTTCCCGCGGATGGCGGCAGTGGTCCACCACTGCGGTGCGGGCACGACCGCCGCCGGGCTGCGCGCCGGGGTGCCCGCGGTGCCGGTGCCCATCCAGTTCGACGAGGCTTTCTGGGGAGCCCGCCTGGTCTCGCTCGGTGTGGCGCCGCGCGTCCTGGGGCTGCGGAGGTTCACGGCCGACGCACTGGCAGCGGCGCTACGGCAGGCGACCGGCGACCCGTCCTACGGTCACCGCGCCCGCGCGCTGGCGGACGGGCTGCGCGCCGAGGACGGCACGGCTCCGGTACTGGAGGCCGTGCACCGACTCGGCGGCTGA
- a CDS encoding TetR/AcrR family transcriptional regulator, whose amino-acid sequence MAGRIKAPTGRYGGKSAEERQAERRRRFLDAALQLFGDGPGFRGTTVAALSEAAGLSTRQFYEEFRTLEDVLAALHLQVNGWAEEAVLGAVAEAEDMPLAERATVIFRAYAANVTSDRRRIRITFVEIIGVSPRLEEQRLARRARWIDLVCAEVAGAVARGEAAPRDYRLAVTAFIGSVNGLLHDWSAGWVDATLDEVVDELVRILLGILQPVGPRLTGP is encoded by the coding sequence GTGGCGGGCAGGATCAAGGCGCCCACCGGCCGCTACGGCGGCAAGTCGGCCGAGGAGCGACAGGCGGAGAGACGACGGCGATTCCTCGACGCGGCGCTGCAACTGTTCGGCGACGGCCCCGGCTTCCGGGGGACGACCGTCGCGGCGCTCAGCGAGGCCGCCGGGCTGTCGACGCGTCAGTTCTACGAGGAGTTCCGCACCCTGGAGGATGTGCTGGCCGCCCTCCACCTCCAGGTCAACGGGTGGGCGGAGGAGGCCGTCCTGGGCGCGGTCGCCGAAGCTGAGGACATGCCGCTCGCCGAACGCGCCACCGTGATCTTCCGCGCCTACGCCGCGAACGTCACCTCCGACCGGCGGCGCATCCGCATCACCTTCGTCGAGATCATCGGCGTCAGCCCCCGCCTCGAGGAACAGCGCCTCGCGCGCCGCGCCCGCTGGATCGATCTCGTCTGCGCCGAGGTCGCGGGTGCGGTGGCCCGTGGGGAGGCGGCGCCGCGCGACTACCGGCTGGCCGTGACGGCGTTCATCGGCAGCGTCAACGGGCTGCTGCACGACTGGAGCGCGGGGTGGGTGGACGCGACCCTGGACGAGGTCGTCGACGAACTCGTCCGCATTCTGCTCGGCATCCTGCAACCGGTGGGTCCCCGGCTCACCGGGCCCTGA
- a CDS encoding YncE family protein: MPAIRTRHLCSVAAALALTVSASATAATAADSSAAALREVLFVGNNWDGTADVIKSSGDFAKIGRINVVPDKDQRMAEINANPIKWIYFMAIRNSVGEGHDQFVDDMYSTPDGKSVVVSRPSFADVVSLDLATGQVNWRFPVSGYRADHMAVSPDGKRVAVSASTSNTVHVLDIENGRELGKFGTGDKPHENIFTQDGKYIYNMAIGDVNTQTDAPWLDWTKGDRRITVVDANTYQQVKVIDMRPKLDAIGLTDYSDAVRPAVFSPDESKLYFQVSFFNGFFEYDLATDRITRTKTLPKNPATSDDRTTFVNDSRHHGISMSPDGSKLCVAGTMDDYATVVNRTTLQEGPLVTASKPYWATVSGDGKSCVVSESGTDQVTAIDFATGQKQVSVPVGDHPQRVRLGHVQSGWTSPSAR; this comes from the coding sequence ATGCCTGCCATCAGAACCAGGCACCTGTGCTCCGTAGCCGCCGCCCTCGCCCTGACCGTCTCCGCCTCCGCGACCGCCGCCACGGCCGCCGACTCCTCCGCCGCCGCCCTGCGCGAGGTGCTCTTCGTCGGCAACAACTGGGACGGCACCGCCGACGTCATCAAGTCGTCCGGCGACTTCGCGAAGATCGGCCGTATCAACGTCGTCCCCGACAAGGACCAGCGGATGGCGGAGATCAACGCGAACCCGATCAAGTGGATCTACTTCATGGCGATCCGCAACAGTGTCGGCGAGGGCCACGACCAGTTCGTCGACGACATGTACTCGACGCCGGACGGGAAGTCGGTCGTCGTCTCGCGCCCCAGCTTCGCCGACGTGGTGTCCCTCGACCTGGCCACGGGTCAGGTCAACTGGCGCTTCCCCGTGTCCGGTTACCGCGCCGACCACATGGCGGTCTCCCCCGACGGCAAGCGGGTGGCCGTGTCGGCCTCGACCTCCAACACCGTGCACGTCCTGGACATCGAGAACGGCAGGGAGCTGGGCAAGTTCGGCACCGGCGACAAGCCGCACGAGAACATCTTCACCCAGGACGGCAAGTACATCTACAACATGGCGATCGGCGACGTGAACACGCAGACCGACGCCCCCTGGCTGGACTGGACGAAGGGCGACCGGCGCATCACGGTCGTCGACGCGAACACGTACCAGCAGGTCAAGGTCATCGACATGCGCCCGAAGCTGGACGCGATCGGCCTGACGGACTACTCCGACGCGGTGCGGCCCGCCGTGTTCTCGCCGGACGAGTCGAAGCTGTACTTCCAGGTGTCGTTCTTCAACGGCTTCTTCGAGTACGACCTGGCCACCGACCGCATCACCCGCACCAAGACCCTGCCGAAGAACCCGGCGACCAGCGACGACCGCACCACGTTCGTCAACGACTCGCGCCACCACGGCATTTCGATGAGTCCCGACGGCAGCAAGCTGTGTGTCGCGGGGACGATGGACGACTACGCCACCGTCGTCAACCGCACCACACTCCAGGAGGGCCCGCTCGTCACCGCCTCCAAGCCCTACTGGGCCACGGTCAGCGGTGACGGCAAGTCCTGTGTGGTCTCCGAGAGCGGCACCGACCAGGTCACGGCCATCGACTTCGCCACCGGGCAGAAGCAGGTGTCCGTCCCGGTCGGCGACCACCCGCAGCGGGTCCGGCTGGGCCATGTGCAGAGCGGCTGGACGAGCCCTTCGGCTCGCTGA
- a CDS encoding glycosyltransferase, with protein sequence MRILIAAAGSRGDVAPYTGLGAGLREAGHDVALATTDAFAPLVREAGLEFRSLPTRPQGHGSVQGRRELMRAAAEFVTELGQGFADAVDEHTDLLVLSTTTAPLGLHVAEAMGIPALSAYLQPTAPTGDFPPTVMGTRSFGRVGNRVAGRFALRMADRVYTDAVTALRRRLDLSPLTPTGMRRRQERAGRPVLHGFSTALVPRPSDWREGLDVVGNWWPYLAPDRRLPAGVENFLAAGARPVFVGFGSMAAGHGERLSELAVEALRSAGLRGIVQAGSAGLAVDADDVLTIGDLPHTLLFPRVAAVVHHAGAGTTAAALRAGAPSVPVPVTADQPFWAARLASIGAGTDPIPFASLTARRLADALGRVVRQQAYARAASVAARHMATEDGVGAVLKALG encoded by the coding sequence ATGAGGATCCTGATCGCCGCCGCCGGATCACGCGGCGACGTCGCCCCGTACACCGGGCTCGGCGCGGGCCTGCGGGAGGCCGGACACGACGTCGCCCTGGCCACGACGGACGCCTTCGCACCCCTCGTGAGGGAAGCGGGCCTGGAGTTCCGGAGCCTGCCCACGCGCCCGCAAGGGCACGGCAGCGTCCAGGGCAGGCGTGAACTGATGCGCGCCGCGGCCGAGTTCGTCACCGAACTCGGTCAGGGCTTCGCCGACGCGGTGGACGAGCACACGGATCTGCTCGTGCTGTCGACCACCACGGCCCCGCTCGGCCTGCACGTGGCCGAGGCCATGGGCATCCCGGCCCTCAGCGCCTACCTCCAACCCACCGCGCCGACCGGCGACTTCCCGCCCACGGTCATGGGCACCCGCTCCTTCGGCCGCGTCGGCAACCGCGTCGCCGGCCGCTTCGCCCTGCGCATGGCCGACCGTGTCTACACGGATGCCGTCACCGCGCTCCGTCGACGCCTGGACCTGTCGCCGCTGACGCCCACCGGGATGCGCCGACGCCAGGAGCGGGCCGGCCGGCCAGTCCTGCACGGCTTCAGCACGGCGCTGGTGCCGCGTCCGTCCGACTGGCGCGAGGGACTCGACGTGGTCGGGAACTGGTGGCCGTACCTCGCCCCCGACCGCCGGCTGCCCGCCGGCGTGGAGAACTTCCTCGCGGCCGGAGCGCGCCCGGTGTTCGTGGGGTTCGGCAGCATGGCGGCCGGTCACGGCGAGCGGCTGAGCGAGCTCGCCGTCGAGGCGCTGCGAAGTGCCGGGCTGCGCGGCATCGTCCAGGCCGGCAGCGCCGGACTCGCCGTCGACGCGGACGACGTCCTGACGATCGGCGACCTGCCGCACACCCTGCTGTTCCCCAGGGTCGCCGCGGTGGTGCATCACGCCGGGGCCGGCACCACGGCGGCCGCGTTGCGCGCCGGAGCGCCCTCGGTGCCGGTGCCGGTGACGGCGGACCAGCCGTTCTGGGCGGCACGGCTGGCTTCGATCGGCGCCGGCACCGATCCGATCCCCTTCGCCTCGCTCACCGCGCGGCGGCTCGCGGACGCCCTCGGCCGTGTCGTACGGCAGCAGGCGTACGCCCGTGCCGCCTCGGTCGCCGCACGGCACATGGCGACCGAGGACGGGGTGGGCGCGGTACTGAAGGCCCTGGGCTGA
- a CDS encoding MerR family transcriptional regulator, whose product MSYSVGQVSAFAGVTVRTLHHYDRAGLLSPSGRSGAGYRLYDDADLARLQQILFYRELGFSLDEIAEILKDPQANALEYLRSRVGRLTEEIGRLQRLAEVAEQAIEVQQTGVALTPEERFDVFGEIAFDLSYATDAQLKWQDSAGQKESMARAAAHTKEDWRQLMGEAAAWRAELLAAFDEGEPAGGERATDLAEEHRLHIARWFTICPSDMHRRIADDFAADPRAFALVVPPSQQRPGLAAYLCRAVHANAARRADPEEEDG is encoded by the coding sequence ATGAGCTACTCCGTGGGGCAGGTCTCGGCCTTCGCCGGGGTGACCGTGCGCACGCTGCACCACTACGACCGGGCGGGACTGCTCTCGCCCAGCGGCCGCAGCGGCGCCGGTTACCGGCTGTACGACGACGCCGATCTGGCCCGGCTCCAGCAGATCCTCTTCTACCGCGAACTGGGCTTCTCCCTGGACGAGATCGCCGAGATCCTGAAGGACCCGCAGGCCAACGCCCTGGAGTATCTCCGGTCCCGGGTGGGGCGGTTGACCGAGGAGATCGGGCGGCTCCAGCGGCTGGCGGAGGTCGCCGAGCAGGCGATCGAGGTCCAGCAGACGGGCGTGGCACTGACCCCGGAGGAACGCTTCGACGTCTTCGGAGAGATCGCGTTCGACCTCTCCTACGCCACCGACGCCCAGCTCAAGTGGCAGGACTCGGCGGGGCAGAAGGAGTCCATGGCCCGTGCCGCCGCGCACACCAAGGAGGACTGGCGGCAGCTCATGGGCGAGGCCGCGGCCTGGCGCGCGGAACTGCTCGCGGCCTTCGACGAGGGCGAGCCGGCCGGCGGGGAGCGGGCGACGGACCTCGCCGAGGAGCACCGGCTGCACATCGCCCGCTGGTTCACCATCTGTCCGTCGGACATGCACCGGCGTATAGCGGACGACTTCGCCGCCGATCCGCGCGCTTTCGCGCTCGTCGTGCCGCCGTCGCAGCAGCGGCCGGGCCTCGCCGCCTATCTGTGCAGGGCCGTCCACGCGAACGCGGCCCGCCGGGCGGACCCCGAGGAGGAGGACGGATGA
- a CDS encoding cellulase family glycosylhydrolase: protein MPNIRTRLLVVLVVLFGSLTVAGPTPATAAPLPDSLWFDETPLTVRSGRFVDGNGREVVLRGYNVSGETKLKENNGLPFASTADAKKSATALRALGGGNSVRFLLSWAYAEPVRGQVDTGYLAKATDQMRAFLDAGIRVYPDFHQDLHSRWLFDTDSWYTGDGAPKWAVDLGDYPDEYCGICPFWGQNITSNEAVKQSTYDFWHNEYGLQDAFLDTAQKAMTYLRQNLTADRFAGVVGFDPYNEPHAGSYDSGQTSRTWERDVLWPFYEKFRARMDAAGWQDKPLFAEPNLFWNANLDFQKQEGGLLDAGTLGPRYVFNTHFYDQKAISGIFMWGKAADGQYAGDFGTVRDRAAATGTTAIISEFGHPLTGSVSDKAPTVCKAMYQALDSRVKGASWWSNPAGSGPVLSGSQWQWDIYNGRHHELMNDNPDKVQTSGDAWNGEDLSAVRLDDSGTPVLRQDARLLDRVYPSATSGTTVAFTYEDRSRDGSTTLTWNPVPGSLPNVAQLVGSGQYGLLLWRSNGGSAPTELHLPATFPTASTTVVSDLGTAYAPPSYGTATPVGVAAEPGGTGSRRLLLTDTDSGVLHYALVTNGATTAPSAALLTAARSELSTWAARNAG from the coding sequence ATGCCGAACATTCGGACGCGTCTACTGGTTGTCCTGGTCGTCCTCTTCGGATCCCTGACGGTGGCGGGCCCCACTCCCGCCACCGCCGCCCCCCTCCCCGACTCCCTCTGGTTCGACGAAACGCCGCTCACCGTGCGGAGCGGTCGCTTCGTCGACGGCAACGGCCGCGAGGTCGTGCTGCGCGGCTACAACGTCTCCGGCGAGACGAAACTGAAGGAGAACAACGGTCTGCCCTTCGCGTCGACCGCCGACGCGAAGAAGTCCGCGACCGCGCTGCGCGCCCTCGGCGGCGGCAACTCGGTGCGCTTCCTGCTCTCCTGGGCCTATGCGGAGCCCGTGCGCGGCCAGGTCGACACCGGCTACCTCGCGAAGGCCACCGACCAGATGCGTGCCTTCCTGGACGCCGGGATCCGCGTGTACCCGGACTTCCACCAGGACCTCCACTCCCGCTGGCTGTTCGACACGGACAGCTGGTACACCGGCGACGGCGCCCCCAAATGGGCCGTCGACCTCGGCGACTACCCCGACGAGTACTGCGGGATCTGCCCGTTCTGGGGTCAGAACATCACCTCGAACGAAGCCGTGAAGCAGTCGACGTACGACTTCTGGCACAACGAGTACGGCCTCCAGGACGCCTTCCTCGACACCGCCCAGAAGGCGATGACGTACCTGAGGCAGAACCTCACCGCCGACCGGTTCGCGGGCGTCGTCGGCTTCGACCCGTACAACGAGCCGCACGCCGGCAGCTACGACTCCGGGCAGACCAGCCGCACCTGGGAGCGCGACGTGCTCTGGCCGTTCTACGAGAAGTTCCGCGCCCGCATGGACGCGGCCGGCTGGCAGGACAAGCCGCTCTTCGCCGAGCCGAACCTGTTCTGGAACGCCAACCTCGACTTCCAGAAGCAGGAGGGCGGACTGCTCGACGCGGGCACCCTCGGCCCGCGCTACGTCTTCAACACCCACTTCTACGACCAGAAGGCCATCTCCGGAATCTTCATGTGGGGCAAGGCAGCGGACGGGCAGTACGCGGGCGACTTCGGGACCGTCCGCGACCGGGCCGCCGCCACCGGCACGACCGCGATCATCAGCGAGTTCGGGCACCCGCTGACCGGATCCGTCTCCGACAAGGCGCCGACGGTCTGCAAGGCGATGTACCAGGCCCTCGACTCCCGTGTGAAAGGCGCGAGTTGGTGGTCGAACCCGGCGGGCTCCGGTCCCGTCCTCTCCGGCTCCCAGTGGCAGTGGGACATCTACAACGGCCGTCACCACGAGCTGATGAACGACAACCCGGACAAGGTGCAGACCTCGGGCGACGCCTGGAACGGCGAGGACCTCTCCGCGGTACGCCTCGACGACTCCGGCACACCGGTGCTGCGGCAGGACGCCCGGCTGCTCGACCGGGTCTACCCGAGCGCCACCTCCGGCACGACGGTCGCCTTCACTTACGAGGACCGCTCCCGGGACGGCTCCACGACCCTGACCTGGAATCCGGTGCCCGGTTCACTGCCGAACGTGGCGCAGCTGGTGGGTTCGGGACAGTACGGGCTGCTGCTCTGGCGCTCGAACGGCGGCTCGGCACCGACCGAACTGCACCTGCCGGCCACCTTCCCGACCGCGTCCACCACCGTGGTCTCCGACCTCGGCACGGCGTACGCGCCCCCGTCCTACGGCACGGCCACACCGGTCGGCGTGGCCGCGGAACCCGGCGGCACGGGCAGCCGCCGACTGCTGCTCACCGACACCGACTCCGGCGTCCTGCACTACGCGCTGGTCACGAACGGAGCGACGACTGCCCCCTCGGCCGCACTGCTGACCGCCGCACGGTCCGAGCTCTCCACCTGGGCCGCGCGGAACGCCGGATGA